From the Malus domestica chromosome 17, GDT2T_hap1 genome, one window contains:
- the LOC103428052 gene encoding uncharacterized protein: protein MHKHRKSQPFFSSSSSGFASSTSSSFSSGSSTFFSRSASPTRISMYAHSPSPPSSSSSVRFANRPGSPGRSISVKNQLPTRKNNNSNSGDGKRTCLCSPTTHPGSFRCALHKNSPRAGQSSSYHSSISLNYRRSAMKNSLVRIGGVEGDLVKRALSALIRPSSHSQRRRVDFQPKPSRLSAMSKASDDDV from the coding sequence ATGCACAAGCATCGCAAATCGCAGCCGTTCTTTTCCTCTTCGTCATCGGGCTTCGCGTCGTCCACCTCCTCGAGCTTCTCCTCCGGGTCGTCGACGTTCTTCTCGCGCTCCGCCTCCCCCACGCGCATCTCCATGTACGCCCACTCTCCTTCCCCGCCGTCATCGTCGTCGTCCGTACGATTCGCGAACCGCCCCGGCTCTCCCGGCCGTTCGATTTCCGTGAAGAATCAATTACCCACCAGGAAGAACAATAACAGCAACAGCGGCGACGGCAAGAGAACGTGCCTGTGTTCCCCTACGACGCACCCTGGCTCGTTCCGGTGCGCCCTGCACAAGAACTCGCCACGTGCCGGCCAAAGTTCGTCGTATCACTCGAGTATCAGCCTGAACTACAGAAGGTCGGCGATGAAAAATTCGCTGGTTCGAATCGGAGGAGTGGAAGGCGATTTAGTGAAGAGGGCTTTGTCGGCTCTGATCAGGCCGTCGTCGCACAGCCAGCGCCGCCGGGTCGATTTTCAGCCCAAGCCGAGCCGGCTCTCCGCAATGTCCAAAGCCTCCGACGACGACGTTTAA
- the LOC103414706 gene encoding protein NUCLEAR FUSION DEFECTIVE 4, which produces MPSPSLKAGSRPPWVGLGAAVWVQIASGNSYNFPLYSPLLKSVLGLSQQQLTILGVASDVGESLGFLPGIACNKFPPWAVLLVGCVLCFLGYGVIWLVVSGTIGSFPFVALWITLFIAANSNAWFGTAVLVTNMRNFPLSRGTVAGILKGYIGLSAAVYTVLYSTVLQDSALNLLLFLALGIPVLCLALMYFIRPCTPASGEDSSEHVHFLFTIAVSVLLAIYLITVTIVQQLVSLSDAISYILVAIMVILLLAPLAIPVKMTLFPSRARAESSDRLAPEEGATQTDPLLTPSSSATHLGSFLEAEYASDIETLIAIGEGAVKKKRRPKRGEDFKFQEAFIKADFWLLWFLYFLGVGSGITVLNNLSQIGIALGASDTTILLSLFSFCNFVGRLGSGAVSEHFLRTKTVPRTVWMACAHVVMLISFVLYALAISGTLYVATALFGICYGAQYSLMVPTASELFGLKNFAVIYSFMGLGNPIGAVLFSVLLAGDVYDAEAAKQGGSTCVGSACFGLTFIVLAIACGLGFILSVILTIRVRPVYQMLYAGGSFRLPSSH; this is translated from the exons ATGCCGAGCCCAAGTCTGAAAGCAGGAAGCCGGCCGCCGTGGGTGGGGTTGGGAGCGGCGGTTTGGGTCCAAATTGCTTCCGGAAACTCATACAACTTCCCGCTCTATTCCCCGCTGCTGAAATCGGTGCTGGGTTTGAGTCAGCAGCAGCTCACCATTCTCGGAGTGGCCAGTGACGTTGGAGAGAGTTTGGGTTTCCTCCCTGGGATCGCCTGCAACAAGTTTCCTCCGTGGGCTGTGCTTTTGGTTGGTTGTGTGCTCTGTTTCTTGGGCTATGGCGTTATCTGGCTCGTTGTCAGCGGAACGATTGGCAGCTTCCCTTTTGTGGCG TTATGGATCACACTTTTCATTGCGGCAAATAGCAACGCTTGGTTTGGCACAGCTGTGCTTGTAACCAACATGAGGAACTTCCCTCTCAGCAGAGGCACTGTGGCTGGCATTCTCAAAGGTTATATCGGGCTTAGTGCTGCTGTTTATACAGTATTATACAGTACGGTGCTTCAGGATTCGGCTTTGAATCTAttgttgtttcttgctcttgGGATTCCAGTTTTGTGTTTAGCCTTGATGTACTTTATCCGGCCATGTACTCCAGCTTCTGGAGAAGATTCTTCGGAGCATGTCCATTTTCTCTTCACCATAGCTGTCAGTGTTTTGCTAGCTATTTATCTTATCACTGTCACAATAGTACAGCAGTTGGTATCTCTTAGCGATGCTATTTCCTACATTTTGGTTGCTATAATGGTTATTCTTCTACTTGCTCCCCTCGCAATTCCTGTGAAAATGACACTATTTCCTTCAAGGGCACGAGCTGAATCTTCAGACCGTCTTGCTCCAGAAGAGGGCGCGACCCAAACGGATCCTTTGTTGACACCATCCTCATCAGCTACACATCTTGGCAGTTTTCTTGAGGCTGAATATGCTTCAGATATCGAAACACTTATTGCAATTGGGGAAGGGGCagtgaagaagaaaaggagaccTAAGAGGGGAGAGGATTTTAAGTTTCAAGAAGCTTTTATAAAGGCTGATTTCTGGCTTCTTTGGTTTCTATATTTTCTTGGGGTCGGTTCTGGAATAACAGTACTCAATAATTTGAGCCAGATTGGGATTGCATTAGGCGCTAGTGATACGACAATACTGTTGTCTCTCTTCAGCTTTTGCAATTTTGTGGGTCGTCTGGGTTCTGGTGCTGTTTCTGAACACTTTCTCAG GACGAAAACAGTTCCTCGCACAGTGTGGATGGCATGTGCGCATGTAGTTATGCTCATATCGTTTGTTTTATATGCTCTAGCTATCAGTGGTACTCTCTATGTTGCAACTGCTCTGTTTGGTATCTGCTATGGGGCTCAGTATTCATTGATGGTTCCAACAGCCTCCGAACTTTTCGGCTTGAAAAATTTTGCCGTAATTTACAGCTTCATGGGACTTGGGAATCCTATCGGTGCAGTACTTTTCTCCGTTCTTCTTGCTGGTGATGTGTATGAtgctgaagctgccaagcaagGAGGGTCTACATGCGTAGGTTCTGCTTGCTTTGGGCTCACATTTATAGTTTTAGCCATCGCCTGTGGACTAGGCTTCATCTTGAGTGTAATTTTGACAATTAGAGTACGACCGGTTTACCAAATGCTTTATGCTGGGGGTTCCTTCCGTCTGCCATCGAGCCACTAA